From a region of the Rhipicephalus microplus isolate Deutch F79 chromosome X, USDA_Rmic, whole genome shotgun sequence genome:
- the LOC119183664 gene encoding uncharacterized protein LOC119183664 isoform X1, whose translation MTKRGGSGHCLSICKVFLEALDPLMTKRGGSGHCLSICKVFLEAFDPLMTKRGGSGHCLSICKGFLEALDPLMTKRGGSGHCLSICKVFLEALDPLMTKRGGSGHCLSICKVSLEALDPLMTKRGGSSHCLSICKVFLEALDPLMTKHGGCGHCLSICKVFLGRSSLLLHR comes from the exons ATGACGAAGCGtggcggatccggccactgtctttcgatTTGCAAGGTATTTTtag AAGCCTTGGATCCACTGATGACGAAGCGtggcggatccggccactgtctttcgatTTGCAAGGTATTTTtag AAGCCTTTGATCCACTGATGACGAAGCGtggcggatccggccactgtctttcgatTTGCAAGGGATTTTtag AAGCCTTGGATCCACTGATGACGAAGCGtggcggatccggccactgtctttcgatTTGCAAGGTATTTTtag AAGCCTTGGATCCACTGATGACGAAGCGtggcggatccggccactgtctttcgatTTGCAAAGTATCTTTAG AAGCCTTGGATCCACTGATGACGAAGCGTGGCGGATCCAGCCACTGTCTTTCGATTTGCAAGGTATTTTTAG aagccttggatcccctgatgacgaagcatgGCGGATGCGGCCACTGTCTTTCGATTTGCAAAGTATTTTTAG GTAGATCCAGTTTGTTACTGCATCGATGA
- the LOC119183664 gene encoding uncharacterized protein LOC119183664 isoform X5 yields MTKRGGSGHCLSICKVFLEAFDPLMTKRGGSGHCLSICKGFLEALDPLMTKRGGSGHCLSICKVFLEALDPLMTKRGGSGHCLSICKVSLEALDPLMTKRGGSSHCLSICKVFLEALDPLMTKHGGCGHCLSICKVFLGRSSLLLHR; encoded by the exons ATGACGAAGCGtggcggatccggccactgtctttcgatTTGCAAGGTATTTTtag AAGCCTTTGATCCACTGATGACGAAGCGtggcggatccggccactgtctttcgatTTGCAAGGGATTTTtag AAGCCTTGGATCCACTGATGACGAAGCGtggcggatccggccactgtctttcgatTTGCAAGGTATTTTtag AAGCCTTGGATCCACTGATGACGAAGCGtggcggatccggccactgtctttcgatTTGCAAAGTATCTTTAG AAGCCTTGGATCCACTGATGACGAAGCGTGGCGGATCCAGCCACTGTCTTTCGATTTGCAAGGTATTTTTAG aagccttggatcccctgatgacgaagcatgGCGGATGCGGCCACTGTCTTTCGATTTGCAAAGTATTTTTAG GTAGATCCAGTTTGTTACTGCATCGATGA
- the LOC119183664 gene encoding uncharacterized protein LOC119183664 isoform X3, with the protein MTKRGGSGHCLSICKVFLEALDPLMTKRGGSGHCLSICKVFLEAFDPLMTKRGGSGHCLSICKGFLEALDPLMTKRGGSGHCLSICKVSLEALDPLMTKRGGSSHCLSICKVFLEALDPLMTKHGGCGHCLSICKVFLGRSSLLLHR; encoded by the exons ATGACGAAGCGtggcggatccggccactgtctttcgatTTGCAAGGTATTTTtag AAGCCTTGGATCCACTGATGACGAAGCGtggcggatccggccactgtctttcgatTTGCAAGGTATTTTtag AAGCCTTTGATCCACTGATGACGAAGCGtggcggatccggccactgtctttcgatTTGCAAGGGATTTTtag AAGCCTTGGATCCACTGATGACGAAGCGtggcggatccggccactgtctttcgatTTGCAAAGTATCTTTAG AAGCCTTGGATCCACTGATGACGAAGCGTGGCGGATCCAGCCACTGTCTTTCGATTTGCAAGGTATTTTTAG aagccttggatcccctgatgacgaagcatgGCGGATGCGGCCACTGTCTTTCGATTTGCAAAGTATTTTTAG GTAGATCCAGTTTGTTACTGCATCGATGA
- the LOC119183664 gene encoding uncharacterized protein LOC119183664 isoform X2, which yields MTKRGGSGHCLSICKVFLEALDPLMTKRGGSGHCLSICKVFLEAFDPLMTKRGGSGHCLSICKGFLEALDPLMTKRGGSGHCLSICKVFLEALDPLMTKRGGSSHCLSICKVFLEALDPLMTKHGGCGHCLSICKVFLGRSSLLLHR from the exons ATGACGAAGCGtggcggatccggccactgtctttcgatTTGCAAGGTATTTTtag AAGCCTTGGATCCACTGATGACGAAGCGtggcggatccggccactgtctttcgatTTGCAAGGTATTTTtag AAGCCTTTGATCCACTGATGACGAAGCGtggcggatccggccactgtctttcgatTTGCAAGGGATTTTtag AAGCCTTGGATCCACTGATGACGAAGCGtggcggatccggccactgtctttcgatTTGCAAGGTATTTTtag AAGCCTTGGATCCACTGATGACGAAGCGTGGCGGATCCAGCCACTGTCTTTCGATTTGCAAGGTATTTTTAG aagccttggatcccctgatgacgaagcatgGCGGATGCGGCCACTGTCTTTCGATTTGCAAAGTATTTTTAG GTAGATCCAGTTTGTTACTGCATCGATGA